One region of Oceanidesulfovibrio indonesiensis genomic DNA includes:
- a CDS encoding response regulator, whose protein sequence is MADRVFRKRLTAYEELADFPERIARVEKERESGPETREESLRLVLSNAPFGVALLSANLDILYLNDAARNLLTLEGGVPVNWQAVGEAVHEGEQQRLVDLVRFAGKTQGEQAAGAFDLQLCGCVRNLEFRATRLRDGRAVVGFADATERREAEKALRRSHQELERLVRERTRELEAANNAKRDFLSNMSHELRTPLNGILGMSEILKDSSLDGEQRLCLNAIRQSGHEMLRIVNNLLDLSKAEAGRMALRPRDFDLRRTVQPVIEVFQRRALDKGLTFNATIDKSVPHEVHGDPERLKQVVFNLLDNAVKFTREGCIAFCLRMARQVEAGRIPLCIEVRDTGPGIAPEQAAYIFDSFYMGEELLTKKHAGAGLGLPIARHVAATMDGDVHFEPDPQGGSLFVANVVVGQHRGVWTQQEPARQPMNAPDALDVLLVEDEEVSRMYVRLLLEKMGHHVTVAVNGVEALRLLGENRFDLVITDIQMPEMDGITAVEHIRGARKGYAVQDASIPVVALTVFAHNDDRERILAADVDEYVTKPVESARLAEAMRNAMSKRGRS, encoded by the coding sequence GACTTGTGTTGTCCAATGCGCCGTTCGGCGTGGCGCTGCTCAGTGCGAATCTCGATATCCTGTACCTGAACGATGCCGCCCGGAATCTGTTGACCTTGGAAGGCGGCGTTCCCGTGAACTGGCAGGCTGTGGGCGAAGCCGTGCACGAGGGGGAACAGCAGCGACTCGTCGATCTTGTGCGGTTTGCCGGCAAGACGCAGGGCGAACAGGCCGCCGGCGCGTTCGACCTGCAGCTATGCGGCTGCGTGCGGAACCTGGAGTTCCGCGCCACACGGCTGCGTGACGGCCGCGCCGTGGTGGGATTCGCCGATGCAACGGAGCGGCGCGAGGCTGAGAAGGCGCTGCGGCGCTCGCATCAGGAGCTCGAACGCCTGGTGCGCGAACGCACCCGGGAGCTCGAAGCCGCCAACAACGCCAAGCGTGATTTTCTTTCCAATATGAGCCACGAGCTGCGCACGCCGCTCAACGGCATCCTGGGCATGTCCGAGATCCTCAAGGATTCGAGCCTGGATGGAGAGCAGAGGCTGTGCCTGAACGCCATCCGCCAGTCCGGCCACGAGATGTTGCGTATCGTCAACAACCTGCTCGATCTCTCCAAGGCCGAGGCCGGGCGTATGGCGCTGCGGCCGCGGGACTTCGACCTGCGCAGAACGGTCCAGCCGGTGATCGAAGTATTTCAACGCCGTGCCCTGGACAAGGGCCTGACCTTCAACGCCACCATCGACAAAAGCGTGCCCCATGAGGTCCACGGCGACCCGGAACGGCTCAAGCAGGTGGTTTTCAACCTGCTGGACAATGCGGTGAAGTTCACCAGAGAAGGGTGCATCGCCTTCTGTCTGCGCATGGCTCGGCAGGTGGAGGCTGGACGCATCCCCCTGTGCATCGAGGTGCGCGATACCGGACCCGGCATCGCACCGGAGCAGGCCGCATATATTTTCGACAGCTTCTACATGGGCGAAGAGCTCCTCACAAAAAAGCACGCCGGCGCTGGGCTTGGCCTGCCCATCGCGCGTCATGTGGCCGCAACAATGGATGGCGATGTGCATTTCGAGCCCGATCCGCAGGGCGGCAGTTTGTTCGTCGCAAACGTCGTGGTGGGGCAGCATCGCGGGGTATGGACGCAGCAGGAACCGGCGCGGCAGCCGATGAATGCGCCGGACGCACTTGACGTCCTGCTCGTGGAAGACGAAGAGGTGAGCCGGATGTATGTGCGCCTGCTGCTCGAAAAGATGGGCCACCACGTGACCGTCGCCGTCAATGGCGTCGAGGCATTGCGTCTGCTCGGCGAAAATCGTTTCGACCTCGTGATCACGGACATCCAGATGCCGGAGATGGACGGAATAACCGCTGTAGAGCATATTCGCGGCGCGCGAAAAGGATACGCGGTCCAGGACGCCAGCATTCCCGTGGTGGCGCTCACCGTGTTCGCCCACAACGACGACCGGGAACGCATCCTGGCCGCGGATGTGGACGAATACGTAACAAAACCGGTAGAGTCGGCCCGCCTGGCGGAGGCGATGCGCAACGCCATGAGCAAGCGGGGCCGCAGTTGA
- a CDS encoding molybdopterin-guanine dinucleotide biosynthesis protein MobB yields MKAAAIVGFKNSGKTTLTLEVAKTLKNRGLSVAAVKFAHHGFDYQGRDTDRLAAYCTAVAGMSDESSMLIWPGRRRLEDFLPLMHADVLLVEGGKSLDVLPRVLVLREAGEAAELKPELALGVYGETTSPALAPDLVRFDNADAVADAILENGFLLPGLNCQACGRENCHDLAVEIVAKQAEADDCRAFPENLRVECNGQLLPLGPFVAAVVGSTIRGLLAELKGYTPGPVTIQLD; encoded by the coding sequence ATGAAAGCTGCCGCCATCGTCGGCTTCAAGAACTCCGGCAAGACCACGCTGACGCTGGAAGTTGCAAAAACGCTCAAAAACCGAGGCCTTTCCGTGGCAGCCGTGAAGTTCGCCCACCACGGATTCGACTACCAGGGCCGCGACACCGACCGACTGGCCGCATACTGCACGGCTGTCGCCGGCATGTCGGACGAGTCCTCCATGCTTATCTGGCCTGGTCGGCGGCGGCTGGAGGATTTCTTGCCTCTCATGCACGCGGACGTGCTGCTGGTGGAAGGCGGCAAGAGCCTGGATGTCCTGCCGCGCGTGCTGGTGCTGCGCGAAGCGGGCGAGGCCGCAGAGCTGAAGCCGGAACTCGCTCTGGGGGTTTATGGCGAGACGACCTCGCCGGCTCTTGCCCCGGATCTCGTACGATTCGACAATGCGGATGCCGTGGCCGACGCCATACTGGAAAATGGGTTTCTGCTGCCCGGACTGAACTGCCAGGCCTGCGGCCGGGAGAACTGCCACGATCTGGCGGTCGAAATCGTGGCGAAACAGGCCGAGGCTGATGATTGCCGCGCATTCCCCGAAAACCTGCGCGTGGAGTGCAACGGCCAGCTCCTGCCGCTCGGTCCGTTCGTGGCGGCCGTTGTCGGTTCCACCATTCGGGGGCTGCTTGCCGAGCTCAAAGGCTACACGCCAGGCCCTGTGACCATTCAACTCGACTGA
- a CDS encoding SH3 domain-containing C40 family peptidase encodes MTLHTRSAPIRVGILLLLLAVLLLAVGCAPRGPLPGQRIAGPPVNDLLELSQDPRDYAAVDTGASVGEKRQSELYEKFLTRFFGPWEMTRSGYAPSEALWGLTRYAKPGFGENTLQRDPEFSQQLRRESRPEAFPSEARRAITLRNTSLRVLPTNRPYFEDFDKAGEGFPFDYFQNSALWAGTPVFISHVSESKAWLYAETAFAAGWVPAGDVAFVSDAFVEEYRSGQYVALVEDDVSVEDPGGRYVLTAHVGAVFPRFGSGGASMAGGYDVLVPVADTEGNAVMKMAHLEPTDAVAMPLTYTSRNMAEVARTMMGRQYGWGGLYENRDCSSLIKDLFTPFGLWMPRNSAQQARVGEVTKLDGLARDAKKERITAEAVPFRTLLHSPGHIMLYLGKREGDPVVLHAIWGLRTESEEGAVGRKIIGRTVITTTSPGLELELVQRSGHDLLERIDSMNDPVAE; translated from the coding sequence ATGACCTTGCATACACGCAGCGCGCCTATTCGTGTCGGAATACTTCTGCTCCTTCTCGCCGTGTTGCTTTTGGCTGTCGGATGCGCTCCCAGAGGTCCGCTTCCAGGCCAGCGCATCGCGGGGCCGCCGGTCAACGATCTGCTAGAGCTGTCACAGGATCCGCGGGACTACGCCGCCGTGGACACCGGGGCCTCCGTAGGCGAGAAGCGGCAGAGCGAACTGTATGAGAAATTCCTCACGCGATTCTTCGGGCCGTGGGAGATGACCAGGTCCGGGTATGCGCCTTCCGAGGCGCTCTGGGGGCTGACGCGATATGCAAAACCGGGCTTCGGCGAAAACACCTTGCAGCGTGATCCTGAATTCTCGCAGCAACTCCGCCGGGAGAGCCGTCCCGAGGCGTTTCCGAGTGAGGCGCGGCGGGCCATAACCCTGCGCAACACCAGCCTGCGCGTGTTGCCCACTAACCGTCCGTATTTCGAGGATTTCGACAAGGCCGGGGAGGGTTTTCCCTTCGACTACTTCCAGAACAGCGCTCTGTGGGCCGGCACGCCCGTGTTCATTTCTCATGTTTCCGAATCCAAGGCCTGGCTCTATGCGGAAACAGCCTTTGCCGCCGGCTGGGTTCCTGCCGGGGACGTGGCCTTTGTGAGCGATGCCTTTGTGGAAGAGTACCGCAGCGGCCAGTATGTTGCGCTGGTTGAGGACGACGTGTCTGTGGAGGACCCGGGTGGCCGCTACGTGCTCACCGCGCATGTGGGCGCGGTGTTTCCCCGCTTTGGCAGTGGAGGGGCTTCCATGGCCGGCGGATACGACGTGCTCGTGCCTGTGGCGGACACCGAGGGCAACGCCGTGATGAAGATGGCGCACCTGGAGCCCACCGACGCCGTGGCGATGCCCCTGACCTACACGAGCCGGAACATGGCCGAGGTGGCCCGGACCATGATGGGTCGCCAGTACGGGTGGGGCGGGCTCTACGAGAACCGCGACTGCTCTTCGCTCATTAAGGATCTTTTCACGCCCTTCGGCTTGTGGATGCCGCGCAATTCGGCGCAACAGGCCAGGGTGGGCGAGGTAACCAAGCTCGACGGCCTCGCGCGTGACGCCAAGAAGGAACGCATAACGGCCGAGGCCGTTCCGTTCCGTACGCTGCTCCATTCGCCCGGTCACATCATGCTCTACCTCGGCAAGCGCGAGGGAGACCCCGTTGTGCTCCACGCCATCTGGGGCCTGCGCACCGAAAGCGAGGAGGGCGCCGTTGGCCGCAAGATCATCGGCCGCACCGTGATAACGACCACGAGCCCGGGACTGGAGCTGGAGCTTGTTCAGCGTTCCGGACACGACCTGCTTGAGCGAATCGACTCCATGAACGATCCCGTCGCGGAATGA